One window of Mesorhizobium sp. WSM4904 genomic DNA carries:
- a CDS encoding OsmC family protein, giving the protein MDATALKAMQAPLKEAYREDAARALITLRARGSLDDQSIACKVETGRALAVAGLHPATGGSGLELCSGDMLLEALIACAGVTLKAVATALEFKLGNAAVEAEGDLDFRGTLGVARDAPVGFREIRLKFDLDTDEPQERIDSLLKLTERYCVVLQTINSKPVLSVSAGR; this is encoded by the coding sequence ATGGACGCGACCGCACTCAAGGCCATGCAGGCGCCGCTGAAGGAGGCCTATCGCGAAGATGCCGCTAGGGCGCTGATCACGCTCAGGGCGCGAGGCAGCCTCGACGACCAGTCGATCGCCTGCAAGGTGGAGACGGGCAGGGCGCTTGCGGTTGCCGGTCTTCATCCGGCCACCGGTGGGTCGGGCCTGGAGCTCTGCTCCGGCGACATGCTGCTCGAAGCGCTGATCGCCTGCGCCGGCGTGACGCTGAAGGCGGTGGCGACGGCGCTGGAGTTCAAGCTCGGCAACGCCGCTGTCGAGGCCGAGGGCGACCTCGATTTTCGCGGCACGCTGGGCGTCGCCCGCGACGCGCCGGTCGGCTTTCGCGAGATCCGGCTGAAATTCGACCTCGATACCGACGAGCCGCAGGAGCGCATCGATTCGCTCTTGAAGCTCACCGAGCGCTACTGCGTGGTGCTCCAGACGATCAACAGCAAGCCTGTGCTGTCGGTGAGCGCGGGGCGTTGA